Below is a genomic region from Sphingomonas phyllosphaerae.
GCGGCGGTCGCGGCGATCGACTGGAAGCTGCCGATGCAGGAAGCCTTGGGACTGCCCAACCTGATCGCCAAGGGCGACGCGTATCAGGGCGAAGCGTCGCGCTTTTCCCCGGCGGTGCGTGACGGACTGGCCGCGCGCGGCGTCGTCGTGCGGCCGGGGCAGGGCGAGGATTCGGGGCTGCACGGCATCATCCTGCGCGACGGTCGCCTCGACGGCGGCTACGACCCGCGCCGCGAAGGCAAGGTCGCGATCGAGCCAGCGCCAGCGAAATGACGAGTCGGCGGCCGCGCGAAACGCCTTACGTCTGACCCGTTCGCACTGGGCTTGTCGAAGTACGGGATTCCAGGCGGCTCGCTTGGGTCACGTGCTTCGACAAGCTCAGCACGAACGGTGTGACTGTGACAGAGGGGCTTTCTACGCCCCCACCGCTTCCGCGACGCTCGCGAAGCCATCGCGCGCCAAGCAAGCCGCCAGTTCGCTCACCACCCGCCGCGGCAACCCCGGCCCTTCATAGACCAGCGCCGAATACAGCTGCACCAGACTCGCCCCGGCCCGGATCCGCGCATAGGCCTCCGCCCCGCTGTCGATCCCGCCCGCTGCCACCAGCGCGATCTGCCCGCCGGTCGCCGCGCGCACCTCCGCCAGCTTCGCCGCCGCCAGCGCGCGTAGCGGCGCGCCCGACAGGCCGCCGGTCTCCCCGGCGTGAACACTGCGCAGCGTCGGACGCGCGATCGTCGTGTTGCCGATCACCAGCGCATCGACGCCGCGTGCGATCGCGGCCTTCGCCACGCCGTCGATCCCGCCTGCGTCCAGATCGGGCGCGATCTTCAGGAACAGCGGCGTCGCCCCGCGCTCCGCGACGCACGCCGCCAGCAATTCGTCGAGCGCCGCCCCCTGTTGCAGGTCGCGCAAGCCGGGCGTGTTCGGCGAGCTGATGTTGATCGTCACATAATCCGCCACCGCCGCCGCCGCGCGCACCCCCGCGACATAATCGGCGACACGATCGGTCGCATCCTTGTTCGCGCCGACGTTGATCCCCAGCACCCCGCCGCGCCGATCCGCCGCCCGCGCGCGCGCAACGCCGTCCGCCAGCCCCCCGTTGTTGAACCCCATCCGGTTGATGACCGCGCGATCCTCGGCCAGCCGGAACAGCCGCGGCTTCGGATTGCCCGGTTGCGCCAGCGGGGTGAGCGTCCCGACCTCGACCGCCCCGAACCCCAGCGCCATCAACCCGGTGATCGCGCGCGCATCCTTGTCGAGCCCCGCCGCCAGCCCGACCGGATTGGGAAAGCGCACGCCCGCCACCACCGTCTCCAACCGTGGCATCGTCCCCGCGAGCGGCGCGCCGCTCCGCCCCCAGCCGCCGAGCGCGCGAATCGCCCAGACGTGCGCGGTTTCGGGATCGAGCGTATGCACGAGGCGGGAGAGCAGGTCGGCCATGCCCCGTCGTTTCGCCTCCTCGCGCGGGGAGATCAAGCACGGCGCAATTGTAAGTTTTGCCGTATGCTGCGTCGCATCCATCCAATCTTTGCGGCCGAATCAGCGGCATAAGATGCGTGCGACCCGAAGGGCTTCCTCAAGGAAGTCTCTTTCCTGAAGGGCCCGGCAGCGATGCCGGGCCCTTTTTTTGTGCCGAACGCGGCGGTTGATTTCGGGGCCACAAACGACCATCTGCCAATCGGAACGATCCGATCCGATTTAAGAGTGGTTCGCAACAGATGCGTCTTTCCAGCCTGACCGATTATGCCGTGGTGCTGCTCGGCGCCGCCGCGCGGCATTGCGGCGGGATGGCGCGTCAGAATGCGACCTCGCTTGCCGAGGAAACCGGCGTACCGTTGCCGACCGCGCAGAAGCTGGTCAGCAAGCTCGCCGCGGCCGGGCTGATCGACAGTGCGCGTGGGCAGGGCGGCGGTTTCCGGCTGTCGCGCCCGCCGGCGTCGATCACGCTCGCCGACATCGTCGAGGCGGTCGAGGGGCCGATCGCGATGACCTCGTGCGTCGATGCCGAAAATCACGATTGCGCGATTGAGGGAAATTGCCGGGTGAAGCCGCACTGGGGTGCGGTCAACCGGGCGGTGCGCGGGGCGCTGGCGGGAATCACGCTCGCGCAACTCGCCGCAGACGCGCCGCCCGCGGCGCAGCAGCAGATGAAGGTTGAGGCATAATCATGGCCACCAAGAACGCCGAGGCACACGCCGCCGTCGCCAAGAAGTACGAATGGGGCTTCGCGACCGACATCGAGCAGGACTTCGCGCCCAAGGGGCTGAGCGAGGACACCGTCCGCTATATCTCGGCGAAGAAGAACGAGCCCGAATGGATGCTCGACTGGCGGCTGAAGGCGTTCCGCGTCTGGCAGACGCTGGAGGCGCCCGACTGGGCGAAGCTCAACGTGCCGCCGATCGACTATCAGGATGCGTATTATTACGCCGAGCCGAAGGTGAAGAAGACGATCGCCTCGCTCGACGAACTCGATCCCGAAATCCGCCGCACCTATGAGAAGCTCGGCATCCCGATCGCCGAGCAGGAAGTGCTCGCCGGCGTCGAGGGCGCGCGCAAGGTCGCGGTCGACGCGGTGTTCGACAGCGTCTCGGTCGCCACCACTTTCCGCGCCGAGCTGAAGGCGGCGGGGGTGATCTTCCTGTCGATCAGCGAGGCGATCCGCGAATATCCCGATCTGGTGAAGAAGTGGCTCGGCAAGGTCGTGCCGCAGCGCGACAATTATTTCGCGACGCTCAACTCGGCGGTCTTCTCCGACGGCACGTTCGTCTACGTGCCGAAAGGCGTGCGCTGCCCGATGGAGCTGAGCACCTATTTCCGCATCAATGCCGAGAACACCGGCCAGTTCGAGCGCACGCTGATCGTCGCCGACGAGGGCGCCTATGTCTCGTACCTCGAAGGCTGCACCGCGCCGATGCGCGACGAGAACCAGCTCCACGCCGCGGTGGTCGAGCTGGTCGCGATGGACGATGCCGAGATCAAATATTCGACCGTCCAGAACTGGTATCCCGGCGACGAGAACGGCGTCGGCGGCATCTACAATTTCGTCACCAAGCGCGCGCTCTGTCAGGGCCGCAACAGCAAGGTGTCGTGGACGCAGGTCGAGACCGGCAGCGCGATCACGTGGAAGTACCCGTCGTGCGTGCTGGCGGGCGATGGTTCGGTCGGTGAATTCTACTCGGTGGCGGTCACCAACAACCGCCAGCAGGCCGACACCGGCACCAAGATGATCCATCTCGGCAAGAACACCAAGTCGACGATCGTGTCGAAGGGGATCAGCGCCGGGCGCTCCGACAACACTTATCGCGGGCTGGTGCGCGTCGCGGCGAGCGCCGAGAACGTCCGCAACTTCACGCAATGCGACTCGCTGCTGCTGTCGGATCAGTGCGGTGCGCACACCGTGCCGTATATCGAGGTCAAGAACCCCAGCGCGCAGATCGAGCATGAGGCGACGACCAGCAAGATCAGCGAGGACCAATTGTTCTACGCGATGTCGCGCGGGCTGGACGCCGAGGCGGCGGTGGCGCTGATCGTCAACGGCTTCGCGCGCGAGGTGCTGCAGCAGCTGCCGATGGAGTTCGCGGTCGAGGCGCAGAAGCTGCTCGGCATCAGCCTAGAGGGTAGTGTGGGCTAACGGAAAAAAGCCCCTCCTCTTCAGGGGAGGGGTTGGGGTGGGGGAATAAAGAGCGAAGGTCTCGGTGAGACCTCGCTCCACCCCCAACCCCTCCTCTGAAGAGGAGGGGCTAAGAGGAAGAATGATGCTGAAAATCGAAAACCTCCACGCCGAAATCGACGGCAAGGAAATCCTCAAGGGCCTGTCGCTCGAGGTCAACGCGGGCGAGATACACGCGATCATGGGGCCGAACGGCGCGGGTAAGTCGACGCTCGGCTACGTCCTCGGCGGCCGCCCCGGCTACGAGGTGACCGAGGGGTCGATCACCTTCAACGGCGAGGACCTGCTGGAGAAGGAACCTCACGAGCGCGCCGCTGCCGGCGTGTTCCTCGGCTTCCAGTATCCGGTCGAGATTCCCGGCGTCTCGAACGTCCAGTTCCTCCGCGAATCGCTCAACGCGCAGCGCACCAGCCGCGGCGAGAAGCCGCTGTCGGGCGCGGAGTTCCTCAAGCTCGCCCGTGCGCAGGCCGATGCGCTCGGGCTCCAGCAGGACATGCTCAAGCGCCCGGTCAACGTCGGCTTCTCGGGCGGCGAGAAGAAGCGCAACGAGATGGTGCAGATGGGCATCATCGACCCGGCCTTCGCGATCCTCGACGAAACCGACTCGGGGCTCGACATCGACGCGCTGCGGATCGTCGGCGACGGCATCAACCGCATCATGCGCAAGCCCGACAAGGCGGTGCTGCTCATCACCCACTACCAGCGCCTGCTCGATTATGTGCAGCCCGATCGTGTCCACGTCCTCGCCGATGGTCGCATCACCCGCTCGGGCGGGCCGGAGCTGGCGCACGAGCTGGAGCGGCAGGGCTATGCCGAGGTCGCCGCGTGACGCTCGATCTCCCCTCCAACCGCGAGGAAGCGTGGCGCTGGGCGGATCTCGGCGGGATCGCCGCCGCCGCCGCGCTCGCGCCGATCACGCGTCCCGACGCGCAGTTCCTCGACCTGCCCGGCGCGAAGCTGCTGTTCGTCGACGGCGTCCTTGATGACGCCGCCAGCGACCTTCACCGCGTTCGGGTCGGCGACCTGGCCCCCGGCGCGCACGCGCTCGGCAAGCGCGCCACCCGCGGCTGGTCGCTCCACCTCGATGCGCAGGCGGTCGCGCACCCGGTGCAGGTCGTGCATGTCGCGACCGGCGGCGACAATCACGTCGCCGCGGAGATCGTGCTCGACACCGACACCTCGGCGCAGGTCGTCGAGACCTTCGTCGGCGCGGGCTGGGCGAACCGCAACACCCGCATCCGGCTCGGCAAGGCCGCGCGGCTGATGCGCGCCGTCCGCATGACGCAAGCGGCGGGCTTCGTCACGCTGCGCGACGAGGCGGAAGTGGGCGAGGGCGCGAGCTTGATCGGCACGATGCTCGCGGCGGGCGATCAGGGCGTTCGCATCGACGCCGCGATCACGCTGGCGGGCGAGGGCGGCTATGCCGAGTACGGTGGCGCGCTGCTGACCCGCGACCGGCTTCGTCAAGAATGCGCGGTGCGCGTCCGCCACGCCGAGCCTAACGGCCAGTCGCACCAATTGTGGCGCGCGGTCGCGGCCGACCAGTCGCAGGCGAGCCTCGCCGCCGCAGTCGAGGTCGCGCGCCACGCGCAGAAGACCGACGGCGAGCAATCGTTGCGCGGCCTGCTCCTCCACCGCACCGCGACCGTCAATCTCAAGCCCGAGCTGGAGATTTTCGCCGACGACGTGAAGTGCGCGCACGGTGCGACGGTCGGCGAACTCGATGCGCGCGCCTTGTTCTACATGGAGAGCCGCGGCATCCCGGCGCCGCGCGCCAAGGCGTTGCTGACCCGCGCGTTCGTCGCCGACGCGCTCGATCGCATCGCCGACGAAACGGTCCGCGCTGCCTTCGCCGCCGACGCGGATGCGTGGCTGGAGAGCGCGTTGTGATACCCCGCCGGCGTCTCAACATTCGCAACATTCGGGCGCGGTCATGAGCGTGACGACCGCCGATCGCCCGCTCGACGTGGTTGCGGATTTCCCCGCAATCCCGGAGGGTTGGGCGTATCTCGACACCGCCGCGACCGCGCAGAAGCCAAGGGCCGTGATCGACGCGATCACCCGCGGCTACGACACCACTTACGCCACCGTTCACCGCGGCGTGTACCAACGTTCGGCGGACATGACGCTGGCCTATGAGGCGGCGCGTGCAAACATCGCCGACCTGATCGGCGCGCCCGCGAACGAGATCGTCTTCGTCCGCGGCGCGACCGAGGCGATCAACCTCGTCGCGCAGTCATGGGCGGCGCAGAACCTCAAGGCCGGCGACCGCATCCTGCTGTCGATGCTCGAGCATCACAGCAACATCGTGCCGTGGCAGATGGTCGCCGAGCGCGTCGGCGCGGCGATCGACGTGATCCCGCTCACGCACGATCATCGCATCGACCTCGACGCGATGGCGGCGATGATCCGCCCCGAACACAAATTGGTCGCGCTGGCGCATGTCTCGAACGTGCTCGGCTCGATCCTCAACGTCGCCAAGGCCAGCGCGATCGCACATGCGGTCGGCGCGAAGATCCTGATCGACGGCTGTCAGGCGGTGCCGCGCGTGGCGGTCGATGTCGCCGCGCTCGGCTGCGATTTCTACGTCTTCTCCGGGCACAAGCTCTACGGTCCGACCGGCATCGGCGTGCTGTGGGCACGCGCCGAGCTGCTCGACGTTATGCCGCCCTATCAGGGCGGCGGGTCGATGATCGACCGCGTCTCGTTCGAGCGCACCACCTACGCCCCCGCACCGACGCGCTTCGAGGCCGGGACGCCGCATATCGTCGGCGCGCTCGGCCTGTCGGCGGCGGTCGATTACGTCCGTGCGATCGGGCTCGACCGCATCCATGCGCACGAAACCGCTTTGGTGCGCGAGGCACGCGCCGCGCTGTCGCGCGTCAATTCGATCCGAGTGCTCGGGCCGGACGACAGCGCCGGGATCGTCTCCTTCGTGATGGAGGGGGTGCATCCGCACGACATCGGCACCATCTTGGACGGGAGCCGGGTCGCGATCCGCGCCGGGCATCATTGCGCCCAGCCGCTGATGGCGGCGCTGGGCGTCGAGGCGACCGCGCGCGCCAGCTTCGCGGTCTATAACGGCCCGGAGGACGTGGCGGCGCTGGCGGCCGGGATCGAGCGAGTGAAGAGGATTTTTGGATGAGCGACTCGGTGCGGAGCGAAACGGTCGAGGCGGTCGACAAGCCGCCGCGCGCGCAGGTGTCCGACGCGATCGATACGGGTGCGGAGCGGCAGCGCGATTATCTGTCGGGGTTCCTTGCGCAGAAACCGACCGGCGAGGCCGCGCACGAACCAGGCGGCGCGCTGTACGAGGCGGTGATCGACGCGCTCAAGGATATCTTCGACCCCGAAATCCCGGTCAACATCTATGACCTCGGGCTGATCTACGGCGTCGACGTCACCGAGGACGGTCATGCCGCGGTGACGATGACGCTGACCACGCCGCATTGCCCGGTCGCCGAGTCGATGCCCGGCGAGGTCGAGATGCGCGTCGCGGCGGTGCCCGGCATCGCCTTTGCCGACGTCAACCTCGTCTGGGACCCGCCATGGGACCCGCAGAAGATGTCCGACGACGCGCGGCTCGAACTGGGGATGCTGTGATGGCCACCACGCTCCGCGCGCGCCCCGCGCCGCTGCTGCTGACGCCGACCGCGGAGGCGCGCATCGCCGAGCTAATGGCCAAGGCCCCCGCCGGTGCGATCGGCGTCAAGCTGTCCACCCCGCGCCGCGGCTGCTCGGGGCTGGCCTATTCGGTCGATTACGTCACCGAGGCCCAGCCGATGGACGAGCGGATCGAGACGCCCGGCGGCACCTTGTTCGTCGACGGCGGGTCGATCCTGTATCTGATCGGCTCGACGATGAACTGGGTCGAGGACGATTTTACCGCAGGCTTCGTCTTCAACAACCCCAACGCCAAGGGCGCGTGCGGCTGCGGCGAGAGCTTCACGGTTTGACCGTCCTGACCGTCGCCCCTGCGAAGGCAGGGGCCCATGTCTGTGGAGTGTCGAGTAACATCTGACACATAGCACCGCGATCCTGTGTCATGCCGACCGGAAGACGGCACAGCCATAGGCCGCTGCCTTCGCAGGGGCGACGGGAAGGGAATTAACCCAGGCTAATCCTTCGACCGGGAGCCTACGCCGCCGCGCTGCGTTCGCCCCCGTAATGAACATCGACTTGTCTTCGACCGATCTGTGGCGATCCTTCCGGCGGGATTGGTGGGGCCAGATGAAGGCCGCCTACACCGCCGCGAACGACGACAATCTCGGGCTGATCGCGGCCGGCGCAGCCTTTTACATCATCTCGTCGATCGCCCCGATCCTCGCCGTAACCGTCTTCACCTATGGCCTGTTCGCCGACGCGGCGACCGTCCAAGAGGACATTCGCGCGCTGTTCGCCGCCTTGCCGGGCGACGTGGCCACATTGGTTGGGCAGCAACTCGACATCGTCACCTCGGGCTCGCAAGGTCGCAAGGGGCTAGGGCTGATCCTCGCGCTCGTCATCGCGCTCTACGGCGGCAGCAAGGCGGCAACCGCGATGATGACCGCGCTCAACGTCGCCTATGAGGTCAAGGACAAGCGCAACTTCATCGTCTGGACGCTCACCTCGTTCGCGATTGTGCTTGGCGGGATCGTGCTGATCTTCCTCGGTATCGCCGCCAGCGCGGTGGTGGCGTTCATCGGGGCGCTGATCCCGTGGTTTCCGGGCATCGTCCTCGCGCTGATCCGCGTCGCCACCTATGCGCTGCTCGCGACGATCGTCATCACCGGCGCCTCGCTGCTCTTCCGCTTCGGCCCGTATCGCCACGGTTCGCGGCTGCGCTGGGCGACGCCCGGGACGGTGACCGCGACCCTCGTGTGGCTGATCGCGACCACCGGCTTCAGCCTCTACGTCGCCAATTTCGGCAATTACGGCGCGACCTACGGCTCGCTGGGGGCGATCATCGTCGCGCTGACGTGGCTGTGGCTCAGCGTCTACGCCTTCCTGCTCGGTGCCGCGCTCGACGTGCAGGCGTATCGCGGTCGCGCGGTGGAAACCGTTGCTGCAACACCGGCTACCGCCTAGGCATTGCATCTACGAACAAGGGGGTAGGCGTGATCGAGACCGAAACCGCGCGGCAGCGGGGGCCGCTTGCGCTCAATATCCTCGACACGCTGGTGCACCGCATCGGCAAGGACGAGCAGGCGGCGCGCCCGCACGACTGGCTCGCGGCGACGATCTTCACCGTTCGCAACGAAATCATCGAGCGTTGGATGGTGTCCACCAAGGCGGCGCACGCTGCGGGGGCGAAGCGCGTCTATTATCTCAGCCTCGAATTCCTGATCGGGCGGCTGCTGCGCGATACGCTCGCGAACCTGTCGGCGCGCGACGAAGTGGCGAAGGCGCTGAACGAACTAGGCGTCGACCTCGCCGCACTGGAGGAGATCGAACCCGACGCGGCGCTCGGCAACGGCGGGCTCGGGCGCTTGGCGGCGTGTTTCATGGAGAGCCTCGCGACGCTCGACCTTCCCGCTTACGGCTATGGCATCCGCTATGTGAACGGCATGTTCCGCCAGCGGATCGACGACGGCTGGCAGGTCGAGCTACCCGAGACGTGGCTGCAATACGGCAACCCATGGGAATTCCGTCGCCGCGAGAGCGCCTATGTCATCGGCTTCGGCGGCGAGGTGCACGGCGACGAAAGCGGCGCGGTGACGTGGAAGCCCGGCGAAGTCGTCGAGGCGATGGCGGTCGACACGCCCGTCGTCGGCTGGCGCGGACGGCGCGTCAACACGCTGCGGCTGTGGACCGCACGCAGCCTCGATCCGTTCAAGCTCGACGCGTTCAACCAGGGCGATTTCGCCGGCGCGATGGCGGACCAGCTGCGCGCCGAAACCTTGGTCCGCGTCCTCTATCCCAACGACTCGACGGCGGCGGGACAGGAATTGCGGCTGCGGCAGGAGTATTTCTTCTCCTCCGCCTCGATCCAGGACATCGTCCGACGCCACGTTCAGTATTTCGGGGACATCCGCACGCTGCCGACCCGCGCCGCGATCCAGCTCAACGATACGCATCCGGCGGTGTCGGTCGCCGAGCTGATGCGGCTGCTGCTCGACGAACACGGTCTCGCCTTCGACGAGGCGTGGGAGATCACGCAGGCGACGTTCGGCTACACCAACCACACGCTCCTGCCCGAGGCGCTGGAGAGCTGGCCGCTGCCGCTGTTCGAGCGGCTGCTGCCGCGCCACATGCAATTGGTCTATGCGATCAACGCCAAATTGCTCCGCGCCGCGCGCAAGGCAGAGGGAATGGACGATCGTGCGATCGCCGCGATCAGCCTGATCGACGAGGGCGGCGAGCGGCGGGTGCGGATGGCCAATCTCGCCTTCGCCGGCGCGCACAGCGTCAACGGCGTCGCGGCGCTGCATACGGGCCTGATGAAGACCACCGTCTTCGCCGACCTGCACCAGCTTTATCCCGATCGGATCAACAACAAGACCAACGGCATCACTCCGCGCCGCTGGTTGCAGGAATGCAATCCGGGGCTGACGTCGCTGATCCGCGAGGCGATCGGCGACGGGTTCATGGACGATGCCGGTAAGCTGACCGCGCTCGCCCCGTTCGCCGAGGATGCCTCGTTCCGCGAGCGTTTCGCCGCGGTCAAGCGCGCCAACAAGGCGGCACTGTCGGACTATCTGCGCGCCGAAATGGGCGTGCGCCTTGATCCGTCGGCGATCTTCGACGTGCAGATCAAGCGGATCCACGAATACAAGCGTCAGTTGCTCAACATCATCGAGACGGTCGCGCTCTACGACCAGATCCGCAGCCATCCGGAGCGCGACTGGACGCCGCGCGTCAAGCTGTTCGCGGGCAAGGCGGCGTCGAGCTATCACCAGGCCAAGCTCATCATCAAGCTGGCCGGCGACGTCGCACGGCGCGTCAATGCCGATCCGTCGATCGGCGGGCTGCTCAAGGTCGCGTTTGTCCCCAATTACAACGTCAGCCTCGCCGAGCGGATGGTGCCCGCCGCCGATCTGTCCGAACAGATCTCGACCGCCGGCATGGAGGCGTCGGGCACCGGCAACATGAAGTTCGCGCTCAACGGCGCGCTGACGATCGGCACGCTCGACGGCGCGAACGTCGAGATCCGCGATCACGTCGGTGCCGAGAATATCGTGATCTTCGGCCTGACCGCCGACGAGGTCGCCGCGAAGCGTGCCGGCGGCTACAATCCGCGCGCGGTCATCGAAAATTCATCCGAACTGGCGCAGGCGGTGAACGCGATCGCTTCCGGCGTGTTTTCACCAGATGACCACGACCGCTACCGCGACCTCATGAAAGGCCTGTACGACCATGACTGGTTCATGGTGGCGGCGGATTTCGACGCCTATGCCGCCGCGCAACGCGACGTGGACGCGCGCTGGGCGGATCGTGACGGGTGGAGCCGCAGCGCGATCCGCAACGTCGCGAACATGGGCTGGTTCTCGTCGGACCGGACGATCGGCGAATATGCACGCGAGATCTGGGGCGTGAAGTGAAGCCGCCCGCCGCCGCGATCGACGCGCTGCTGGACGGCACCAACGAGGATCCCTTTGCGCTGCTCGGCCCGCATCGCGGGCCGCAGGGCACGTTCGCGCGCGTCTGGATACCGGGGGCCGACACTGCGGTTGCGCGCACGTTGGCAGGTGAGGTGCTCGGTACGCTGACGCGGGTCGACGATCGCGGGCTGTTCGAGGGGATCATTGACGGTGATCCGCAGCCGTTGCGCTATGTCGCGCAGGGCGGGGGCGCGGAATGGTGGGTGACCGATCCGTACAGCTTCGGTCCGGTGCTCGGGCCCACCGACGACTTCCTGATGAACGAGGGTACGCATTTCCGCCTTCATGACAAGATGGGCGCGCATCTGATCGTGCACGAGGGCGCGGAGGGGGTGCATTTCGCGGTCTGGGCGCCCAACGCACGGCGCGTCGCGGTGGTCGGTGACTTCAACGACTGGGATCTGCGCCGCCATGGCATGCGCCGGCGCAACGACACCGGCGTCTGGGAGCTGTTCCTGCCCGATCTCGGCGCAGGCCGGGCGTATAAATACGCGATCACCGGGCCGGACGGCGCACTCCAGCCGCTCAAGGCCGACCCTTATGCCTTCGCCGCCGAGCTGCGCCCCAAGACCGCGTCGCTCACCACCGCGCCGATGCACCATGAATGGGGCGACGCCGCGCATCGCGAGGCATGGGCGTCGGTCGATCCGCGCCGCGCGCCGATCAGCATCTACGAGGTCCATGCCGGCAGCTGGCAGCGCGACGAGAATGGCTGGTTCCTGACCTGGGACCAGCTTGCCGAGCGGCTGATCCCCTACGCCGTGTCGATGGGCTTCACGCACATCGAGTTCATGCCGATCTCGGAACATCCCTATGATCCGAGCTGGGGCTATCAGACCACCGGCCTCTATGCCCCCAGCGCGCGGTTCGGCGATCACGAGGGCTTTGCGCGCTTCGTCGACGGCGCGCACCGCGCCGGGCTCGGCGTGCTGCTCGACTGGGTGCCCGCACATTTCCCGACCGATGCGCATGGCCTGTCGCGGTTCGACGGCACCGCGCTGTACGAGCATGAAGACCCGCGGCTCGGCTATCACCCCGACTGGAACACCGCGATCTACAATTTCGGGCGGCGCGAGGTGTCGGCGTTTCTGGTCAACAACGCTTTGTTCTGGGCCGAGCGTTACCATGTCGACGGGCTGCGCGTCGATGCGGTCGCCTCAATGCTGTACCGCGATTATTCGCGCAGGGACGGCGAGTGGATCGCCAATCGCGAAGGCGGGCGCGAGAATTGGGAAGCGGTCGACTTCATGCGCGCCGCCAATCGCGTGCTCTACGCCCGCGAACCCGGCGTGTTCACCGTCGCTGAGGAATCGACCAGCTGGCCCGGCGTCTCCGCCCCCGCCTATGACGAGGCCCCGCGCACCGCGCTCGGCTTCGGATTCAAGTGGAACATGGGCTGGATGCACGACACGCTGAAGTACATGGCGCGCGAGCCGGTCCACCGGAAGCATCACCACGATGCGATCACCTTCGGGCTGGTCTACGCCTTCGACGAGAATTTCGTACTGCCGATCAGCCATGACGAGGTCGTGCACGGCAAGGGCTCGATGCTCACCAAGATGCCCGGTGACGATTGGCAGAAATTCGCCAATCTCCGCACCTATTACGCGATGATGTGGGGCTATCCCGGCAAGAAGCTGCTGTTCATGGGGCAGGAGTTCGCGCAGCGCGGCGAATGGAGCGAGGAGCGCTCGCTCGACTGGGACCTGCTCAACTCGCACGCGCATGACGGCGTTCGCAAGCTGGTCCGCGATCTCAACCGGCTCTATCGCGAGAAGCGCGCGCTTCATGCCCGCGATTGCGAGCGCGACGGTTTTCGCTGGCTGGTACAGGACGATGCCGAGAATTCGGTGTTCGTCTGGCTCCGCACCGCGCCGGGCGCCGCGCCGATCGCGGTGATCGTCAACATGACCCCGGTCGCGCGGATGCCGTACCGGGTGCCGCTACCCAACGACGGTCGCTGGCGCGAAGTGCTCAATTCCGACGCGCACGATTATTGGGGATCGGGGCTCGGCAATCTCGGTGGCGTGGTCGCCTCGGGCGGCCACGCCGATGTCACGTTGCCGCCGCTGGCGACGGTGATGCTGGAGTGGGAGTCGGAGTC
It encodes:
- the sufC gene encoding Fe-S cluster assembly ATPase SufC encodes the protein MLKIENLHAEIDGKEILKGLSLEVNAGEIHAIMGPNGAGKSTLGYVLGGRPGYEVTEGSITFNGEDLLEKEPHERAAAGVFLGFQYPVEIPGVSNVQFLRESLNAQRTSRGEKPLSGAEFLKLARAQADALGLQQDMLKRPVNVGFSGGEKKRNEMVQMGIIDPAFAILDETDSGLDIDALRIVGDGINRIMRKPDKAVLLITHYQRLLDYVQPDRVHVLADGRITRSGGPELAHELERQGYAEVAA
- a CDS encoding cysteine desulfurase is translated as MSVTTADRPLDVVADFPAIPEGWAYLDTAATAQKPRAVIDAITRGYDTTYATVHRGVYQRSADMTLAYEAARANIADLIGAPANEIVFVRGATEAINLVAQSWAAQNLKAGDRILLSMLEHHSNIVPWQMVAERVGAAIDVIPLTHDHRIDLDAMAAMIRPEHKLVALAHVSNVLGSILNVAKASAIAHAVGAKILIDGCQAVPRVAVDVAALGCDFYVFSGHKLYGPTGIGVLWARAELLDVMPPYQGGGSMIDRVSFERTTYAPAPTRFEAGTPHIVGALGLSAAVDYVRAIGLDRIHAHETALVREARAALSRVNSIRVLGPDDSAGIVSFVMEGVHPHDIGTILDGSRVAIRAGHHCAQPLMAALGVEATARASFAVYNGPEDVAALAAGIERVKRIFG
- a CDS encoding SUF system Fe-S cluster assembly regulator, producing MRLSSLTDYAVVLLGAAARHCGGMARQNATSLAEETGVPLPTAQKLVSKLAAAGLIDSARGQGGGFRLSRPPASITLADIVEAVEGPIAMTSCVDAENHDCAIEGNCRVKPHWGAVNRAVRGALAGITLAQLAADAPPAAQQQMKVEA
- a CDS encoding SufD family Fe-S cluster assembly protein, with the translated sequence MTLDLPSNREEAWRWADLGGIAAAAALAPITRPDAQFLDLPGAKLLFVDGVLDDAASDLHRVRVGDLAPGAHALGKRATRGWSLHLDAQAVAHPVQVVHVATGGDNHVAAEIVLDTDTSAQVVETFVGAGWANRNTRIRLGKAARLMRAVRMTQAAGFVTLRDEAEVGEGASLIGTMLAAGDQGVRIDAAITLAGEGGYAEYGGALLTRDRLRQECAVRVRHAEPNGQSHQLWRAVAADQSQASLAAAVEVARHAQKTDGEQSLRGLLLHRTATVNLKPELEIFADDVKCAHGATVGELDARALFYMESRGIPAPRAKALLTRAFVADALDRIADETVRAAFAADADAWLESAL
- a CDS encoding SUF system Fe-S cluster assembly protein; the protein is MSDSVRSETVEAVDKPPRAQVSDAIDTGAERQRDYLSGFLAQKPTGEAAHEPGGALYEAVIDALKDIFDPEIPVNIYDLGLIYGVDVTEDGHAAVTMTLTTPHCPVAESMPGEVEMRVAAVPGIAFADVNLVWDPPWDPQKMSDDARLELGML
- a CDS encoding quinone-dependent dihydroorotate dehydrogenase is translated as MADLLSRLVHTLDPETAHVWAIRALGGWGRSGAPLAGTMPRLETVVAGVRFPNPVGLAAGLDKDARAITGLMALGFGAVEVGTLTPLAQPGNPKPRLFRLAEDRAVINRMGFNNGGLADGVARARAADRRGGVLGINVGANKDATDRVADYVAGVRAAAAVADYVTINISSPNTPGLRDLQQGAALDELLAACVAERGATPLFLKIAPDLDAGGIDGVAKAAIARGVDALVIGNTTIARPTLRSVHAGETGGLSGAPLRALAAAKLAEVRAATGGQIALVAAGGIDSGAEAYARIRAGASLVQLYSALVYEGPGLPRRVVSELAACLARDGFASVAEAVGA
- the sufB gene encoding Fe-S cluster assembly protein SufB; amino-acid sequence: MATKNAEAHAAVAKKYEWGFATDIEQDFAPKGLSEDTVRYISAKKNEPEWMLDWRLKAFRVWQTLEAPDWAKLNVPPIDYQDAYYYAEPKVKKTIASLDELDPEIRRTYEKLGIPIAEQEVLAGVEGARKVAVDAVFDSVSVATTFRAELKAAGVIFLSISEAIREYPDLVKKWLGKVVPQRDNYFATLNSAVFSDGTFVYVPKGVRCPMELSTYFRINAENTGQFERTLIVADEGAYVSYLEGCTAPMRDENQLHAAVVELVAMDDAEIKYSTVQNWYPGDENGVGGIYNFVTKRALCQGRNSKVSWTQVETGSAITWKYPSCVLAGDGSVGEFYSVAVTNNRQQADTGTKMIHLGKNTKSTIVSKGISAGRSDNTYRGLVRVAASAENVRNFTQCDSLLLSDQCGAHTVPYIEVKNPSAQIEHEATTSKISEDQLFYAMSRGLDAEAAVALIVNGFAREVLQQLPMEFAVEAQKLLGISLEGSVG
- a CDS encoding iron-sulfur cluster assembly accessory protein gives rise to the protein MATTLRARPAPLLLTPTAEARIAELMAKAPAGAIGVKLSTPRRGCSGLAYSVDYVTEAQPMDERIETPGGTLFVDGGSILYLIGSTMNWVEDDFTAGFVFNNPNAKGACGCGESFTV